The stretch of DNA ttttcagtatatggaGCCTATGAAGAAATcgagaactggccaaggagccaatgccaccccaggagtggtaGTTGATTCTATACCTGATAATGTGgttgagcacccgaggggtgtgGATATTCCACAACTAATACACCACCTGACTCTACTACTCCTGCTCAAACTGCACCAATCCCTACTCCTACTGAGGGAGCAACTATTCCACCTTCTGCCCAGCTTCCGGTCGTGGTGTTTCTGATGGGGACCTTaagggagccatacagatgttggctcagatagtggcttcacaggcccagagatcgaatgttgcacctacttcttccagCTACCaaggggattctgctagttccagggtgaacaagtttcttcagttggatcctccagtgttcacgggtcctaatcctgaggaggactcccaagactttattgatgagatgcacaagactatCTGAGTAATGCGTGCTACTAAGACGGAGGAAGTGGAGTTGGCCACTTATCGCCTGAAAGAGGTAGCCTATTCATGGTTTGAtatgtgggaggagtcccgtgaggaggggagccctccggtgaGGTGTAATGAGTTTGCCAacgccttcattgatcatttcttgcctgccgagacaaAGGTAGCCCATTCCACTGAGTTTGAATGCCTGAAACAAGGTagcatgaatgtgtgggagtatcatatgaggttcatgcgcctgtccaagtatgccatCTACATGTTTCCCATTATGGAGGAtgtgccggtttgtgcagggtctcagccctttggttattaatgaggcctctatagttgccttgaattctgatatgaactatagAAAGATGGTGGAATTTGCTCAAGCCCggtcagcgggcaactttggtagttcttatggtggtggtggtggaagGTCATCAatatttaggggagggtcatcaaggTCATCCTAGTCATTTGCTTAGTCTTCGGTAAGTGCACAACCATCCGGGCCCGGTCAGTAGCAATGAGGCTGTTTCAGGCCGAGTCAGGGCAACAGGagatcctaccagcagggtcggcctggagggagattccagcagcagcggaggccctcatgccctaggtgtggaaagatgtaTTTTGGGTCCTGCTTCATGGACCAAACCACATGCTATGggtgtggtatgaggggtcacattcagagggattgtcgttcatcCCGCCAGAGCGTGGGCAGGGGTACGGCACAGCCAGCCAGCTCTGCAACTACTACATCCGTAGCTCCTTCTCCAGCTCGAGGCATTCCAGCATCCACAGGGTGtggtgtagctaggggtggtgcacagagttcgggaggacccagtcGTTTCTATGATATGAGGGGTCGACAGAGTTtaaaggcttctccagatgttatcacaggtatattgactttccaatctcatgatgtatataccctcattgatcccagttccactttgttatatgtcactccttatgttgctatggattTTGGGATACAACCAGAAtagcttcatgagtcgttctctgtatctactctggttggtgagtgTATTATGgccacgcgggtttatagggattgtgttgtcatggtgcatggtcgggataccatggctgatcttattgaattggggatggttgattttgatgtaataatggggatggattggcatCATTCATGTTTTtctaagcttgattgccgaaacagaaccgttaggtttgaatttcaaAATGAACCAGTTATTGAATGGAAAGGGGATGATGTGAtgctgaagggtaggtttatttattAACTTAGGGCCTCGAAGATGATCagcaaggggtgtatttaccatttggtccgattACAGACACCGACGCTGAGGCACCTatacttgagtctgtgccagtgGTGAATGAATTTTCGTAGGTCTTTcatgatgagctccctgggatcccaccagacagggagattgattttggaatcGATGTGATGCTAGACACGCAACCTATTCCACTCTATAGAATGGCACttgcagaattgaaggaactaaaagagcagttgaaggacttgttaGAGAAgagtttcatccggccgagtgtgtcaccttagggcgCACCGGGtctctttgtaagaaagaaagatgggtcactgaggatgtgtatcggctactggcagctcaacaaggtcaaaATCAAGAATATGTACCagctgccaaggatagatgacttgtttgatcaattgtagggtgctaagtacttctccaaaattgatttaagatctgtGTATCactaattgaagatcagggagcaggatattccgaaaacagctttcaaaacccagtatgggcactttgaatttttggtgatgtcttttgggctaacaaatgccctggcagctttcatggaccttatgaatcgagtcttcaaaccTTTCCTTGACTCctctgtgatagtgttcattgactatattcttgtatattcacgaagtcgagaggactatgtcgatcatctcagggcagttttacagactctatatcagcacaagttgtatgcgaagttttttgtaaattttggcttgatctgtcacattcttgggtcatgtcatctacagagaaggaattaaggttgatcctcagaagatcaTAGCTGTgagacctacaactccaacagagattcgtagttttttGGGCTTAGttgggtattacaggaagttcatggaggggttctctactcttgcctctctgttgactaaattgactcagaaggtGGTTAAGTTCCAAtagtcagatgcttgtgaaagagcttccaagagttgaaatcaagattgaccaTGGCAcaggtgttgaccctaccagagggtacagatgggtttgtagtatattgtgatgcttcaaggatcggacttgggtgtgtattgatgcaacatggcaaggtgatcgcttatgcttctaggcaactcaaaaataatgagaagaactatccaacacatgacttagagctcgcggcagtggtttttgcattgaagatttggcgtcattatttgtatggggtccaagtggatatattcacggaccataagagccttcaatatattttcaaacagaaggaattgaatctaagGCAGATAAGATGGCTTGAGTCGCTCAAAGACTACGATAtcgatattttatatcatccggggaaggatAATGTTGTGGCGAATGCTCTTAGCCTGAAATCTATgagtagtttggctcacttggaggcatatcaaaggccgttggccaaggaagttcatcagttagctagtttgggagttcgtcttgtggaatctagtgaaggaggggtaattgtacaaaatagggttgaatcttgcttgttgtggaagtcaaggagaagcaatataACGATCCATTGCTGGTACAGttgaaggaagggattcataaacataagactatggatttttctattggcatggatgatggtacactaaggtactaaaggcgattatgtgttcctaatgtagatggtctcggggaaagaatcatgaccgaggcttacacttctaggtatttcgtgaACCCAgactctacaaagatgtatcatgatcttaaggaagtatactagtggaatgatatgaagaggaatgtagcggacctAATGGCAAGATGcccaaattatcagcaagtgaaggccgaacaccaaagtcTCGGTGGGTTGGCaaagaacatagaaattccaatgtggaaatgggagatgatcaatatggactttgtgttAGGACTACCTAACACTCCtcacaagtttgactcaatttgggtaattgtggatcgactcacaaaatcagcacacttcttaccagtTAAGGCTACTGATATAGCGGAATAGTATGcccagttgtatatcaaggaaatagtcaggttgcatggcactccagtttctattatctcagatcaaGGGGCACAGCTCACagctaacttttggaagaaatttcagcaaggtttgggtactcatgtgaatcttagtacaacctttcatccacagaccgacaggcaggcagagtggactattcagacactCGAGAATATGTTGCGCACtagtgttcttgacttcaagggtagttgggatgatcattttccactcataggatttgcctacaacaacagttaccatgctagcattcagatggcaccattctaGGCTTAATAtagtaggagatatagatctcccgtTAGGTGGTTCGAGAGTGggaaagcagagttgatagggccatacCTCATGTATCAAAcaatggagaaggttaagatcattaaggagtggTTGAAAACTACCCAAAGTTGTCAGACATCCTATTcgaatgttcgtcgtagggatttggagctCAAGGAGGATGATTGCGTATTCTTGAAGGTTCCagcatgaagggtataatgcggtttggtaagaaagagaaattgagtatgaggtatgtcggaccgtacagaatcattcagaggattggtcaggtggcctATAGGCTTGAGCTACCACCAGAGATTTCTGGTGCACCCGGTATTTCATATATCTATGTTGAAGAATGCAGTTGGAGACCCGGCACTCATCATTCCAGTTGAGACTATTGCTGTTAGTGAATAATTGACTcgtgaagagattccagttgccattattgttaGGCAAGTCTGAAAGCTGAGAAAAAAAGAAATTGCATCTGGGAAAgagctatggcgaaaccaacaggttgaagaggccacctgggaggccgaggaagagatgaagaggaagtacccttatttgtttgaataactacgtatttaggtagttgtgttatatgaaaatgttaagagtttaccttctatgaattatgtttcACTTGTACCGTTTGTGGTAAGGATGATTCTGTTGGTAATATAACATTTATGGCATTGTGGTCAATGTTGTTTCCatgttatgttacatcgttgtaTTATGTACACATTGCTAGGAATTTTTTTTTGGGAtcctctgataggtggataggcccagttataggggAAGCTCCGCCGAAATTtctggaaatttagggagttagtcaaaatttggaaCTACTGGTGTGTGAAGTAACAGTTGGgtcacattgaatgctaatggcGGATTtggaccctcattcgaggatgaatgatcctaagcgggggaggatgtgaGGCCTTATAAAATTTCACctagaacccggggtttcgtgatgccaaggtaggcttatgtgtttgatgATTGTAGATATGggcttttgggttgaacagtgcattggggagttgaaaaAACATTGTTGCATAACAaggcatttatgcggtccattatgcaactgCAGAACTACTCCGCGGATTGTAGAATCATTTCGTGGGCTGCATATCCGTCGCAGAACCAGCATGAAGATTTACGGAGGGAGATTCTGCGGTTCATTCTATGGCCGCATAACTGATATGCAGGCCGCAGACCTGGCCGCAGACTGGACCAGGCTAGCCCACTTTTTGGGAcaatttctgcggtccattttgcgggccgcagacTTGATCTGAGGTGCACTCTGCGATCGCAGAGTTGAGTTATGAGGATCCGTTTGATTAAAAGCCATTGGGTCTCATTTAGAAGGCAAAATCCTGCCATTTTAGAGTGAggggagtgttttagagagagaggaggaagccccaagtactttgttcatcaacccttgctcaagctttgaaatccaacaaggaaaacTCGCAAGGTCtgcatccaagaggtaaggttccatattctagtcttcaatttccagtttggggtagaagatgggtaatggggagtgtgattcttgagtatgagagtgttatttatgcatgcatgcaCCAACGAGGgttgtgggaaggttgttgagctcaaatgggtaaacatTGGTtttgggatgaaggaatccaccatagaagaaccttgaaatcataatgtaCACCTAGTGgtcgataaaatgctcaaatgagctgaatccccgagtatcttcctaattgtggttcaaatttgtcatgtctctaatagattgaagtcgctaggatttttggaatgttgtagtaatttaagggaaagctcaagcgaggtatgttggctaaactcctcttgtaaAAATCGAATTCGAGGATGTCCTCGTAACTAGCGATTATGATTGGTTCAATTTCTTATTTCTCGTGTTCCGAGCTCTTCCTACTAAATTTGACTATTCTAAATAGGTGTTGTGTTGAAATATGTATGTACTCAAAGTATGCTCCAAATGTTCCAATCATATCATGATTCCCTCCGAGAATGTAATCTAGTATAACCAATGTATTAATGGTGTTGTGAtttaaaaatcatgtttcaattgcaagttaGTATGCCTAATTGTGGAAGAGGAACTCAATGTGATTAAGACTCTTATTTCTCATAAATACACTTAAAGTATTGATTTGAATTCCCTTATTGTTTATAATCCATGACGATGCTTGAACGTTATGggggtgagtatgaaatatgaaatacggccgacTTGCTgagaatgatattacaattgtggccactagtgccaatgaaatggaaagatgtgtgaaaatttatgaaatgagctgaaaatcctttaaataaaaaatgttttgggagtatcgtttagtcatcgaggaagggtaggttgaaataacctaaccctgaaCCTACACGTGCCgttgtaggagtgattgaggggtaaaatccccgtgttgatgtgatgagattgtttccccttatatgggatgagattgatgtgttgagatatttccccttaaatgggatgagatgattgctagcgagatgtgatgtgatgtcgacccacacggcattgtggtgatacggcttagccgatcggactGAGATCGAACACCGtttcgcgcacatggtggtgttgtgagtggatgtctcggggttagatggcttagccgatcggccTGAGATCTCCCAACGCAAAACtattgaaacttacttgaaatttatctttctcctaacttgacactttaaaattatttgaggttctcattgattccatgtttcCTTCTCATTTTAcggttactcgttctattgagagggtgtttagttttacatactagtactagtccatatgtactaacgtccccttcgtcgggggcactacatctttaatgaaagcaggtggttccacagcaggcgaacttgatcagtgatagcagtacaccctctcctcagctgacttggtgagccgcATTTCATTTCCAGGTCTTGTATCTCTTGTCTTCTatgtatagtgttttgaggtatagtcggtgccttgttgccagcaccatcatactactcttttgtatctattagaggctccgtagacatagtatgggttgtatctttgttttgggaaagttaaactaatggtgttgtatttgtatcacgtgttccacttcaaactatgaaagtgtatgtattttgagacttaaaaattATATAACTACTGGTAATGAgatggtgttgttcacatgacctctcattgtctaattaatgaaatatatcttctctttgttcgcgggtgagtttgggtagaaagcattgtataggcttgcttgactgaggtatctcgattgagcgtcggttgcgctccacgaggttggggcgtgacaccttCCTACACCAGTATTTGCCTATTGAGCTCCTCCAAGCTAAGTAAGATGGACTCTTATGGTTGGAATAATGTAACATGAGGGTTCGAGAGTACAACATGCAATTTTACTCCTTGGCCAAGTATGCTCCTTTAATTGTAGCAGAGATGAGCTATAGAGTACATCGATTTGTGGGTGGACTAGGACCATATTTGATCAATGAATGCACCACTGCTTCTTTGAGTCCGAATATGGACATTTCTCGTATACAAGCCTATGTGCAGAACTTAGAGGATCTAAAAAAGCAACAGTGAGCTGCTCGAGAGCATGATCGGGGCCAACATAAGAGAGCCCAGTCTGCATGTGATATGGGAGAGTCACGAGGTGAGTTTAGACCCACGTTTACTGGACGGCCATGTCATCCGGCGACAAGTGCAACGTCATAGTTTCAGGATCAGAGTTGTGGTCGGATCACTTATTCTGTTCAGAGTCGTAATCCCTAAGGTCAGAGCTCGCAATTTAGTGGATGGCCAGGTAAGATGAGGCCCCTGGTGCCGCATTGTGGTCAGTGTAAGAGGAATCATTTTGGGCATTGCCATCACGGTTCAGATTTGTGCTATTATTATGGGCAGCCCGGTCAGATCATGCGTTTTTCCCCAGCAAAAAATATGGATGGCGTGATACCACAAATGGGATCTGCAACAGCATCTTCATCAACAGCGCATCCTCATGAGCAAGGTATACAGCTGTTGTTggccagaggtagaggtagaAGTGGAATTTCTATCCTGGTTGGGCAATAATAGAATCACATCTATGCATTATCAGGTCGTCAGAATTTAAAGTCATCACCtgatgttgtcacatgtatacTATATGTGTTCTACCCTAATTTGTATGCTCTGATAGATCTAGGATCCACATTATTGTACATTTCCCTATTTGTTGCTAATAATTGTGCTAAGAAACCTGAAATGCTACGTCAACCATTCTAAGTGTCCACTCCCGTGGGCGAATCCATGGTAGTTAGGCGGGTGTATCGAGGTTGTGATATGATGATTCATGATCACCATACCTTGGCCGATCTGAATGAATTGGAAATGATAGATGTCATCATGGGCATGTACTGGTTTACCTCTTGTTATGCTATAGTGGATTGTTGGAAGAAAATTGTTTATTATATATTACCAAGAGGACCTGCTATCGAATGGAAGAGCTATGTTGCAGTGCCAAAAGggaagtttatttcttaccttaagccCGAAAGATGATCACGAAAGAATGCTTCTATCATTTGGTGCGGGTGCAAGATACATAGGCAAAGCCTCCCACACTTCAATTGGTACTGGTCGCAAGTGAATTCTTAGATGTGTTCCCCGATGAGCTCCCGGGTATTCCACCCGAGAGGGAGAATGAGTTTGATATTGGCGTACCACCCAATACATACCCGAGGTCAATTCCCTCGCACAGGATGGCTCCTTCCAAGTTGAGGGAATCAAAGGATCAGTTGAGGGACCTTCTTGAAAAGGGATTTATCTGACACAGTACCTCTCCGTGGGGATCCCCAGTGTTATTTGTTCGAAAGAAAGATGTCTCTTTAACGATCTGTATTGATTATTAACACCTGAATAAGgtaaccatcaagaacaagtatccgcttccaaaaatcaaatgatttgtttgatcaattgcaaggtgttAAGTATTTTTCGAAGATTTATCTCAGATTTGATTACCATTAGTTAAGGATCAAGGAAGAAGATATTTTGAAGACAGCATTTCGGACGTGATATGGCCATTACAAGTTTCTTATTATGTCCTTTGGCCTAACCAATGCACCAACGGCCTTCatagatcttatgaatcgagtatTCAAGCCATATCTGGATATTTTTGTGATCGTGTTCATAGATGATATCCTAGTGTATTCTCAATCTGAGGCAAAGCACACAGAACATTTGCGGATGGTTTTACGCATGCTCCGGGATCACAAGTTGCACGCCAAGTTTCCCAAATGCAAGTTTTGGCTGAGCTCGGTGCTCTTTCTTAGGCACATAGTATCCAGCAAATGTATCAAGGTCGATAGacaaaagattgaagcagttgAGAGTCGGCCAAGACCCACTACTCCGACCAAAGTACGCAGCTTCTTGAGCTTAGCCAGTTACTATCGAAGGTTTGTAAAACATTTCTCCTCTATAGCTGCTCTATTAACAAAGCTAGTAGCTATTATATTTTCCTTAAAGATATGGCGTTATTACTTGTACGGAGTACATGTTGATGTATTCGCTGACCATAAGAGCTTGCAGTACATATTCAagcaaaaaaaattaaatctaaGGCAGCGAAGGTGGCTTGAATTGATAAAGGACTACAATGTTGACATTTTATACCACCCGGGCTAGCAAACATTGTAGGTGATGCACTGGGTCTGAAGTCCATGAGTAGTCTACGACATGTGGAAAAGCAAAAGTTTGAGATGACTAAAGACTTGTACCAACTGGCATACCTAAGCTTGCGATTTCTTGATACCGGCAGCGGAGCAGTCATAGTTCGAAATGTTGTTGAATCGTCACTAGTGGCCGAAGTGAAAGCACGAAAATTTGAAGATTCTGCCTTGGTGAAAATATGGGAAAGCGTTCCATCTCAAAAGAAGCGAGTGTTTGAGCTATCCGACGACAGTATCCTTAGACACAAGGACCGATTGTGTATGCCCGATGCAGGGAAACTTCAAGAGAAGATCATGGCAGCGATTTATTTGTCCCGATATTCTGTTCATCCGGGGTCAACTAAAATGTACCACGATCTTTGACAACTATACTAGTGGAACGGCATGAAGAGGGACATCACTGAATACGTCGCTcggtgtccaaattgtcagcaagtcaaggtTGAGCATTAGAAATCGGGAGGGTTGCTGCAGAATATGGAAATTTTGACCTGAAAATGGGAAGTGATTAGTATGGACTTTGTTACCGGGTTACCCCAATTATGCTAAAAGTTTGACTCTATATGGGTTATCGTGAATCGACTCACCAAGTCAGCTCACTTTCTACAAGTTAAGACTACCTTCTCATCTGAAGATTACACTAAGATATACATTAAGAAGATAGTTCGACTTCGTGGGGTTCtggtttccatcatatcagatagaggtgcCCAGTTTACAGCTAACTTTTGGAGATCATTCCAAACATTATTGGGAGCAAAGATCAACCTTAGCATAGCATTCCATCCACAAATCGATGGCCAagccgagcgcactattcaaacgCTCGAGGACATGCTACGGGCATGTGTTTTAGACTTCAAAGGAGATTGGGAGggtcatttgccactcatagaatttgcttacaacaatagcaaCCATGCCAATATTAaaatggcaccatatgaggccttatatgggagaaaATGCAGATCTCCTATTGGCTGGTTTGAAGTGGGCGAAGCAAAGTTATTGGGGCCAGAGCTGGTATAACAGGCTGTAGAGAAGATGAAGCTAGTTCAAAACTGATTGTTGGAACCCAAAAGCACATAGAAATCTTACTAGGATAACTGGCGGCGAGATTTGGAGTTCGCGATAGGAGACTAGTGTTCTtgaaggtatcacctatgaaagGCGTGATGAGATTTGGAAA from Nicotiana tomentosiformis chromosome 11, ASM39032v3, whole genome shotgun sequence encodes:
- the LOC138901412 gene encoding uncharacterized protein, which encodes MYFGSCFMDQTTCYGCGMRGHIQRDCRSSRQSVGRGTAQPASSATTTSVAPSPARGIPASTGCGVARGGAQSSGGPSRFYDMRGRQSLKASPDVITGILTFQSHDVYTLIDPSSTLLYVTPYVAMDFGIQPE